In a single window of the Rhinoraja longicauda isolate Sanriku21f chromosome 10, sRhiLon1.1, whole genome shotgun sequence genome:
- the LOC144597497 gene encoding uncharacterized protein C14orf132-like: MDLSFMAAQIPVMTGAFMDSPIDECHTDFSPFNSSTNMNEASSANQPEEPAPPSNDAIWLWIAITATIGNIVVVGVVYAFTF, translated from the coding sequence ATCCCTGTTATGACAGGTGCCTTCATGGATTCGCCCATCGACGAATGCCACACCGACTTCTCCCCCTTTAATTCCTCGACCAACATGAATGAAGCCTCCTCAGCGAACCAGCCCGAGGAACCCGCCCCTCCCTCCAACGATGCCATCTGGTTATGGATTGCCATTACGGCCACCATCGGCAACATTGTGGTGGTCGGCGTGGTGTATGCCTTTACCTTTTAG